In a single window of the Ancylobacter polymorphus genome:
- a CDS encoding Rieske 2Fe-2S domain-containing protein: MSDDPGVKWVKAATLDDLWEGDVLDAQVEGEEVILIHREGGRIVCFQGMCPHQEILLADGDIDFENGTITCSAHEWEFDMEDGSGRNPLGCKLFQYEVKLEGEDIMVGVPTDGRLRRLRHSVEEQA; encoded by the coding sequence ATGTCGGATGATCCAGGCGTGAAATGGGTCAAGGCGGCCACGCTCGATGACCTCTGGGAAGGCGATGTGCTGGACGCCCAGGTCGAAGGTGAAGAGGTGATCCTGATCCATCGCGAAGGCGGACGGATCGTCTGCTTTCAGGGCATGTGCCCGCATCAGGAAATCCTCCTCGCAGACGGCGATATCGATTTCGAGAACGGCACGATCACCTGTTCCGCCCATGAATGGGAGTTCGACATGGAAGATGGCAGCGGGCGCAATCCGCTTGGCTGCAAGCTCTTCCAGTACGAGGTCAAGCTGGAGGGCGAGGACATCATGGTCGGCGTGCCCACCGATGGGCGCCTACGCCGCCTGCGCCACAGCGTCGAGGAACAAGCCTAG
- the folB gene encoding dihydroneopterin aldolase, protein MSDRIFLRGVELHAWHGLHEEEARLGQRFIVDIDWWLDAGDAAAHDNYAETVGYEKVFEVIHEVSSSHRFHILEAFAQAIAEAVLTRYPRVEKVRVELHKPSAPIAGIFRDAGVEITRHR, encoded by the coding sequence ATGTCCGACCGCATCTTCCTCCGGGGCGTCGAACTGCACGCCTGGCACGGCCTGCATGAGGAGGAGGCGCGGCTTGGCCAGCGTTTCATCGTCGATATCGACTGGTGGCTCGACGCCGGCGACGCCGCCGCCCACGACAATTACGCCGAGACCGTCGGCTATGAGAAAGTGTTCGAGGTCATCCACGAAGTGTCCTCCAGCCACCGCTTCCACATTCTCGAAGCCTTCGCCCAGGCCATCGCCGAGGCGGTGCTCACCCGTTATCCCCGGGTGGAGAAGGTGCGGGTGGAACTGCACAAGCCTTCCGCGCCGATCGCCGGCATCTTCCGCGACGCCGGGGTCGAGATCACCCGCCATCGCTGA
- a CDS encoding hydantoinase/oxoprolinase family protein, translating into MTVKRIARLGWDVGGAHVKLAAFGQDGRLKAVRIAPCPVWKGEEALAATLRDLRAEFEPGVPSAVTMTAEGADLWPDRHAGVVGTVGLLMQALAGAPLALFAGPEGFVPPERAAEHAEAIASANWYATAAVLAHLLPGGILVDIGSTTADLIPFEAGRVTARGFSDAERLASNELVYTGAARTPVMALAAEAPFAGRWLPLMAELFATTADIHRLTGDLTEEADLYPSADGGPKTAEASARRLLRMIGQDLTPPLLPKAKALARHLAEAQITRIGRAFDCVASAQENAPEMLVGAGVGRFMAARLAERCDLTYLDLADVLTDDPALSRQAADCAPAVAVGLLAAALDAA; encoded by the coding sequence ATGACCGTGAAGAGAATTGCCCGCCTGGGATGGGATGTCGGCGGCGCCCATGTGAAGCTCGCCGCCTTCGGGCAGGATGGACGGCTCAAGGCCGTGCGCATCGCCCCCTGCCCGGTGTGGAAGGGCGAGGAGGCGCTTGCCGCCACGCTGCGCGACCTGCGCGCCGAGTTCGAGCCCGGCGTGCCCTCTGCCGTCACCATGACCGCCGAGGGCGCCGATCTCTGGCCGGACCGCCACGCCGGCGTGGTCGGCACCGTGGGTCTGCTGATGCAGGCGCTGGCCGGCGCGCCGCTGGCGCTGTTCGCCGGGCCGGAAGGCTTCGTGCCGCCCGAGCGCGCGGCCGAGCATGCCGAGGCCATCGCCTCGGCCAATTGGTACGCCACCGCCGCCGTTCTGGCGCATCTCCTGCCCGGCGGCATTCTCGTCGATATCGGCTCGACCACGGCCGACCTCATTCCCTTCGAAGCCGGGCGGGTGACGGCGCGCGGCTTCTCAGATGCCGAACGCCTCGCCAGCAATGAGCTGGTTTACACAGGCGCCGCCCGCACGCCGGTGATGGCGCTGGCGGCCGAGGCGCCATTCGCGGGCCGCTGGCTGCCGTTGATGGCTGAGCTGTTCGCTACCACGGCGGATATTCACCGCCTTACCGGCGACCTGACCGAGGAGGCGGATCTCTACCCGAGCGCCGATGGCGGGCCGAAGACGGCAGAGGCCAGCGCCCGCCGCCTGCTGCGGATGATCGGACAGGATCTCACGCCGCCGCTCCTGCCCAAGGCGAAGGCGCTGGCGCGCCACCTCGCGGAGGCACAGATCACCCGCATCGGCCGCGCCTTCGACTGTGTCGCCTCGGCGCAGGAGAACGCGCCGGAGATGCTGGTCGGCGCCGGCGTCGGCCGTTTCATGGCGGCGCGGCTCGCCGAACGGTGCGACCTGACCTATCTCGACCTTGCCGACGTGCTGACCGACGACCCCGCCCTCTCACGCCAGGCGGCGGACTGCGCCCCGGCCGTGGCGGTCGGCCTGCTCGCCGCCGCGCTCGACGCCGCCTGA
- a CDS encoding OmpW/AlkL family protein — protein MTMSSTAQAQDASKEGWFVRTGPLGVLFDSKADISVGGGVIPGASADTKDNLTLGFDVGYRFDNNVSLMLTGGIPPKTTLTGTGPLGGVTLGKTYYAPAVLAAQYHFTNFGPRFQPYVGAGVNYTLFFGTSDGAVADLKVNNAFAPVLQAGFEYDIDSKWGVYMDVKKIFLSTTATGTVGGNPARAEVTANPTLLSAGIVYRF, from the coding sequence TTGACCATGTCTTCGACCGCACAAGCACAAGACGCATCGAAGGAGGGTTGGTTCGTTCGTACCGGCCCACTTGGCGTCCTGTTTGACTCGAAGGCAGACATCTCGGTTGGCGGCGGTGTCATCCCCGGGGCGAGTGCTGACACTAAGGACAATCTCACACTGGGGTTTGACGTGGGATATCGCTTCGACAACAACGTGAGCCTGATGTTGACGGGAGGCATTCCGCCCAAGACGACGCTGACAGGTACGGGTCCGCTCGGCGGCGTGACACTTGGGAAGACGTACTACGCACCCGCCGTCCTCGCAGCGCAGTACCATTTCACCAACTTCGGTCCGAGATTTCAGCCCTATGTCGGCGCAGGGGTGAACTATACACTCTTCTTCGGCACCTCCGATGGCGCCGTCGCCGATCTCAAAGTCAACAACGCCTTCGCTCCGGTTCTTCAGGCGGGCTTCGAATATGATATCGACAGCAAATGGGGGGTTTACATGGACGTGAAGAAGATCTTCCTTTCCACCACGGCGACTGGCACCGTCGGCGGAAATCCAGCTCGGGCAGAAGTGACAGCCAACCCAACTCTGTTGAGCGCCGGCATCGTCTACAGATTCTGA
- a CDS encoding aromatic/alkene/methane monooxygenase hydroxylase/oxygenase subunit alpha codes for MPKLQRQDYYDTARDMNWDLRYVTEEEAFPEVLSKSFGTTNRDWWGWDEPYKLTFREYVHNQAGKDAGIYSIRSTIARSDMYEKLDPGWKSAVKAHYGAIPVPEYLASIGEARMARFGRAAAWRNMATFGTLDEARHGQAQIFFPYCLLDKDPQMDWAHKAAHTKGWVAIAGGSLFDDMFTANDAVSTAIQLTFTFETGFTNLQFLGMSADALHVGDIEFGALISSIQTDEARHSQQGEPTLKILRNAGKGPEAQKLVDQMFWRAWKIFALLTGLSMDYYTPLENRTMSFKEFMQDWICRQFMDQFKDLGMDLPWYWEEHFLPELEWFHHAIHLGVWFWRPTVWWNPDAGISMQERDWLEQKYPGWNDRFGKYWDVIVDNVREGRMEKTYPETLPVVCNCCQLPICSPTVDKAPRLTTHKGRKLTFCSDICQWVWQSQPERYDTHLSIVDRFLAGHIQPPNLEGALKYMGITPDVAGNDADGYAWAKQQMPLAAE; via the coding sequence ATGCCCAAACTCCAAAGGCAGGACTACTACGATACAGCCAGAGACATGAACTGGGACTTAAGATATGTCACCGAGGAGGAAGCGTTCCCCGAGGTGCTTTCTAAGAGCTTTGGGACGACTAATCGCGATTGGTGGGGCTGGGATGAACCCTACAAGCTGACGTTCCGCGAATATGTCCACAACCAGGCTGGCAAGGACGCCGGAATCTACTCCATCCGTTCGACCATCGCGCGCTCGGACATGTACGAAAAGCTCGATCCGGGCTGGAAATCTGCGGTGAAGGCGCACTACGGTGCAATTCCGGTCCCTGAATACCTGGCCTCGATCGGCGAGGCACGTATGGCGCGTTTCGGTCGCGCAGCAGCTTGGCGCAACATGGCAACGTTCGGCACGCTGGATGAAGCCCGCCACGGGCAAGCCCAGATCTTCTTCCCGTACTGTCTGCTCGACAAAGACCCGCAGATGGATTGGGCACACAAGGCGGCGCATACCAAAGGATGGGTTGCGATTGCCGGGGGAAGCTTGTTTGACGACATGTTCACCGCCAACGACGCGGTGTCCACGGCGATCCAGCTGACCTTCACCTTCGAAACCGGCTTCACCAATCTGCAGTTTCTCGGCATGTCGGCCGACGCACTGCATGTGGGCGACATCGAATTCGGAGCATTGATCTCTTCCATCCAGACCGACGAGGCCCGTCACTCGCAGCAGGGCGAGCCGACGCTGAAGATCCTGCGTAACGCCGGTAAGGGTCCGGAAGCACAGAAATTGGTTGACCAGATGTTCTGGCGGGCGTGGAAGATCTTTGCTCTGCTCACCGGCTTGTCGATGGACTACTACACGCCTCTCGAAAACAGGACCATGAGCTTCAAGGAGTTTATGCAGGACTGGATCTGCCGCCAGTTCATGGACCAGTTCAAGGACCTGGGCATGGATCTTCCTTGGTACTGGGAAGAGCATTTCCTGCCGGAGCTGGAATGGTTTCACCACGCGATCCATCTCGGCGTGTGGTTTTGGCGGCCCACCGTCTGGTGGAACCCGGATGCCGGCATCTCGATGCAGGAGCGGGACTGGCTCGAGCAAAAATATCCCGGCTGGAACGACAGGTTTGGCAAATACTGGGATGTCATCGTGGACAACGTGCGCGAAGGCCGGATGGAAAAAACCTATCCCGAAACGCTGCCCGTCGTTTGCAACTGCTGCCAACTCCCGATCTGTTCCCCCACGGTGGACAAAGCCCCGAGGTTGACCACGCACAAGGGGCGCAAGCTCACGTTCTGTTCGGATATCTGCCAATGGGTCTGGCAGAGCCAGCCTGAGCGCTACGACACTCATCTGTCGATCGTCGATCGCTTCCTAGCCGGTCACATTCAGCCACCCAACCTGGAAGGCGCCCTGAAATACATGGGCATCACCCCCGACGTGGCCGGTAACGATGCCGATGGCTACGCCTGGGCAAAGCAACAGATGCCGCTGGCGGCTGAGTAA
- a CDS encoding alpha/beta fold hydrolase, with product MSIEPITGRYVAIEQGGERYRIYFEEAGQGRPVLCLHTAGADTRQWRHVMNDRRFIAHNRFVAFDMPWHGKSLPPEGFETREYLLTTEAYVETILALMVALGLDRPVLAGCSMGGRIALQLAALHPDRFAGFIAIEASDYQPAWYDIDWFHRPDAHGGEMGAALVSANISPHAPNAE from the coding sequence ATGAGCATCGAACCGATCACCGGTCGCTATGTTGCCATCGAGCAGGGCGGCGAGAGATACCGGATCTATTTCGAGGAAGCAGGCCAGGGGCGCCCCGTGCTGTGCCTGCATACCGCTGGTGCCGATACCCGGCAATGGCGCCATGTGATGAACGACCGGCGCTTCATCGCCCACAATCGGTTCGTCGCCTTTGACATGCCCTGGCACGGCAAGTCGCTGCCACCGGAAGGGTTCGAGACCCGCGAATACCTGCTGACCACCGAGGCCTATGTAGAAACCATCCTGGCGCTCATGGTGGCGCTGGGTCTCGACCGGCCGGTACTGGCCGGCTGCTCAATGGGCGGGCGCATCGCGCTGCAATTGGCCGCGCTGCATCCCGATCGGTTCGCCGGTTTCATTGCCATCGAGGCCAGCGACTACCAGCCCGCCTGGTACGACATCGACTGGTTCCACCGTCCCGATGCCCATGGCGGGGAAATGGGCGCAGCGCTGGTTTCGGCCAATATCAGCCCTCATGCGCCCAATGCCGAATGA
- a CDS encoding alcohol dehydrogenase catalytic domain-containing protein has product MKAAVYFGPKDIRTINVDDPKITEPHQILVKVRATSICGSDLHIWRGTLDQAMGKGHSTLGHELSGEVIETGAEVGRFSKGDRVSMGYSASCGDCYQCRHHNTAHCQVTKSAVYGFGVGFGDLNGTQAEYMSIPHADAHTIKIDDALTDAQALTLSCNLPTAILANKLVDVQIGESLAIVGLGPTGMMALDLATKRGPGKVFAFDPVAHRREAAKMRYGIEVFEPGEAGVEAVKAATGGRGVDKVIEMVGTGESLDLSFSLIRAGGTMAGLGMFTDMAHPVNLLDVFFRDITLHMRGFASVWPEMWNAQRLITEGKITLTEMFTHNFSLDQAGEAYRVFGERLDNVEKVLIRP; this is encoded by the coding sequence ATGAAAGCCGCTGTCTATTTCGGCCCCAAGGATATCCGCACCATCAATGTGGACGATCCGAAAATCACCGAGCCGCACCAGATTCTGGTGAAGGTGCGCGCCACCTCGATCTGCGGGTCGGATCTGCACATCTGGCGCGGCACCCTGGATCAAGCGATGGGAAAGGGTCATTCCACGCTGGGCCATGAACTCTCGGGCGAGGTGATCGAAACCGGTGCCGAGGTCGGCAGGTTTTCTAAGGGCGACCGGGTTTCGATGGGCTATTCGGCCTCGTGCGGTGACTGCTACCAGTGCCGGCATCACAACACGGCACACTGCCAAGTTACGAAATCCGCAGTCTACGGATTCGGTGTCGGCTTCGGCGATCTCAATGGGACGCAGGCGGAGTACATGTCGATCCCCCATGCCGATGCCCATACGATCAAGATCGACGATGCGCTGACGGACGCGCAGGCGCTGACGCTCTCATGCAACCTGCCCACCGCGATCCTGGCCAATAAGCTGGTGGACGTCCAGATCGGCGAAAGTCTAGCGATCGTTGGCCTTGGACCTACCGGAATGATGGCCCTCGATCTGGCGACCAAACGCGGTCCGGGCAAAGTCTTTGCCTTCGATCCGGTCGCGCACCGGCGCGAGGCCGCCAAGATGCGCTATGGCATCGAGGTCTTCGAGCCCGGTGAAGCGGGGGTAGAAGCCGTTAAGGCAGCCACCGGCGGACGGGGTGTCGACAAGGTGATCGAGATGGTAGGCACCGGCGAAAGCCTCGATCTGTCATTCTCGCTGATCCGCGCTGGTGGCACGATGGCGGGCCTCGGCATGTTCACAGACATGGCGCATCCTGTGAACCTCCTCGATGTGTTCTTCCGCGACATCACGTTGCATATGCGCGGTTTCGCAAGCGTCTGGCCGGAGATGTGGAACGCTCAGCGTCTCATCACGGAGGGCAAGATCACGTTGACTGAGATGTTCACCCACAACTTCTCGCTCGACCAAGCCGGCGAGGCCTATCGCGTGTTCGGCGAGCGGCTCGACAACGTGGAGAAGGTGCTCATCCGGCCATGA
- a CDS encoding toluene-4-monooxygenase system B family protein encodes MAMIPLQTSFRGDFVVQLVPVEDTDDMNTVAEKIAHHAVGLRVAVRDAPKRVYFNGRELPPEMTVADSGIGVMDYVEAGYVG; translated from the coding sequence ATGGCCATGATACCGCTTCAGACCAGCTTCCGCGGCGACTTCGTCGTTCAGCTGGTCCCCGTCGAAGACACTGACGACATGAACACCGTGGCGGAAAAGATCGCGCATCACGCGGTTGGACTGCGGGTGGCGGTCCGTGACGCGCCGAAGCGTGTCTACTTCAATGGCAGGGAACTGCCGCCCGAGATGACGGTCGCCGACAGCGGCATTGGGGTAATGGACTACGTCGAGGCAGGATATGTCGGATGA
- a CDS encoding IS1380-like element ISPme1 family transposase — translation MDHLEGAGLARGDRVDFDRRVRLEFRGAQISSDGGLLVMRELDDVLGLSNLASEALRDSRTGKNTLHRLDGLFRQSVFGRLAGYEDVNDADRLALDPVMRQVVGGRAVEAQAASASQMGRFETETLALAANRAALADLNGQWIDRFHDRNGLKYIVLDMDSSVSPTHGDQEGAAWNGHFDCTCYHPIFLFNQFGMLERCALRNGNAHSADGWRDVLDPVIARYAGRDLGGRFFRADAAYAIPAIYMRLEEARFFYAIRLPANAVLREKIAHRLTRPVGRPSLTKVKRFFEDFEYQAASWDKPRRVIAKIEWHPGELFPKVGFIVTNLPMEPDWVVRFYNQRGTAEQHIKEGKYAFRWTRLSCRKFRHNEVRLQLHALAYNLATFLRCIELPEAMADWSLTSLQLKLIKIGARVVRHARAITFQLAEVAVTGPMVRAVLAAIRRLRTPPSCA, via the coding sequence ATGGATCACCTGGAGGGTGCGGGCTTGGCGCGGGGAGATCGGGTTGATTTCGACCGCCGTGTGCGTCTGGAGTTCCGTGGTGCGCAGATCAGTTCAGACGGTGGCCTGCTGGTGATGCGCGAGCTTGATGACGTGCTCGGCCTGTCCAATCTGGCGTCGGAGGCGCTGCGAGACAGCCGCACCGGGAAGAACACGCTCCATCGGCTTGACGGATTGTTCCGGCAATCGGTGTTCGGACGACTGGCCGGATACGAGGATGTGAACGATGCCGACCGCTTGGCCCTCGATCCCGTGATGCGTCAGGTCGTTGGCGGCAGGGCCGTCGAGGCGCAAGCTGCTTCGGCATCGCAGATGGGACGGTTCGAGACCGAGACGCTGGCTCTGGCCGCGAACCGGGCGGCGCTGGCCGATCTGAACGGCCAATGGATCGACCGGTTTCATGACCGCAACGGGTTGAAATACATCGTGCTGGACATGGACAGCTCGGTCAGCCCCACCCACGGCGATCAGGAAGGTGCTGCCTGGAACGGGCATTTCGACTGCACCTGCTATCACCCCATCTTCTTGTTCAACCAGTTTGGCATGCTGGAGCGCTGCGCCCTGCGTAACGGCAATGCCCACAGCGCCGATGGCTGGCGGGATGTCCTTGATCCCGTCATTGCCCGATATGCTGGCCGCGACCTTGGTGGACGCTTCTTCCGGGCCGACGCTGCCTACGCGATCCCCGCGATCTATATGCGGCTGGAAGAAGCCAGGTTCTTCTACGCCATCCGTCTGCCCGCCAACGCCGTCTTGCGCGAGAAGATCGCGCATCGGCTGACACGGCCCGTGGGACGGCCTTCGCTGACCAAGGTCAAACGGTTCTTCGAGGACTTCGAGTATCAGGCGGCGTCCTGGGACAAGCCGCGCCGCGTCATCGCCAAGATCGAATGGCATCCGGGCGAGCTGTTCCCCAAAGTCGGCTTCATCGTCACCAACCTGCCGATGGAGCCAGACTGGGTGGTGAGGTTCTACAACCAGCGCGGCACCGCAGAGCAGCACATCAAGGAAGGCAAATATGCCTTTCGCTGGACGCGGCTGTCATGCCGGAAGTTCCGGCACAACGAGGTGCGGCTGCAACTGCACGCGCTGGCCTACAACCTGGCAACCTTCCTGCGCTGCATCGAACTGCCCGAGGCCATGGCGGACTGGTCGTTGACCAGCCTGCAACTCAAGCTGATCAAGATCGGCGCCCGCGTCGTCCGCCACGCCCGCGCCATTACCTTCCAGTTGGCCGAGGTCGCCGTCACCGGCCCGATGGTGCGGGCCGTCCTTGCCGCCATCCGCCGTCTTCGAACGCCTCCGTCATGCGCATGA
- a CDS encoding 2Fe-2S iron-sulfur cluster binding domain-containing protein, which produces MSWAFRVTLERPDGVWSFEAPDNEYLLYSLIDAGLESPMICEQGWCLACAARLIEGEVDTSGALTHYPEDDAAGFVLICSALPRSDLVLRQHETETRREMTQMRIAHNLLARAFPSGKRSGHRRGRAQGVQNAE; this is translated from the coding sequence ATGAGCTGGGCATTCAGGGTCACACTGGAACGGCCGGACGGTGTCTGGTCGTTCGAGGCGCCGGACAACGAGTATCTGCTCTACTCGCTTATCGATGCGGGGTTGGAGAGCCCGATGATTTGCGAGCAGGGCTGGTGCTTGGCTTGCGCCGCGCGGCTGATCGAAGGCGAAGTCGATACCTCGGGCGCACTCACCCACTATCCGGAGGATGATGCGGCTGGCTTTGTCCTGATCTGCTCTGCGCTGCCGCGGTCGGACCTTGTGCTGCGGCAGCATGAAACGGAGACCCGCCGCGAAATGACCCAGATGCGCATCGCCCACAACCTCCTGGCCCGTGCCTTTCCCTCCGGAAAGCGATCGGGGCATCGGCGCGGTCGGGCACAGGGAGTTCAGAACGCGGAATGA
- a CDS encoding toluene hydroxylase — protein MAVKSAGRKRKTTWSLWEERRVPSEYEAVTYKFHNHFRAEPAPFELSENWSLNVFYKQNREGSPFVSSVDDWEGFRDTRAFTYRRYIEMQKDREVYLDNLIDEFESRDHYRSLPTAWLDFLRNNYLPVRFPGHGMQMSAAYVAQMAPSAFVTNTFYFQLGNEMRRVQRQAYVAQVLAMDNERPDLADSDATRTRWTDGPQWQGLRELIEKQLIAYDFGEAFASRNLVVRPIFDHIFNSEIATLAAANGDDLLQLMHDDFRNHDQVYAEENTKALVDYAVGKAASNEEFLRKQTAKWLPLGEKAARGLAEALATAPGAESAASILDRTLAAQRRLMGECGL, from the coding sequence ATGGCAGTCAAATCAGCCGGCCGCAAACGTAAAACGACATGGAGTCTGTGGGAAGAGCGTCGCGTTCCCTCGGAATACGAGGCCGTCACCTACAAGTTTCACAATCATTTTCGGGCAGAGCCAGCACCTTTTGAATTGTCCGAGAACTGGTCTCTCAACGTTTTCTACAAGCAGAACCGCGAGGGCTCGCCCTTTGTCTCCTCGGTGGACGATTGGGAGGGTTTCCGGGACACCCGCGCCTTCACTTATCGTCGCTACATCGAGATGCAGAAGGATCGCGAGGTCTACCTCGACAACCTCATCGACGAATTCGAGAGCCGCGACCATTATCGCTCGCTCCCGACCGCGTGGCTCGATTTCCTGCGCAACAATTACCTGCCCGTGCGCTTTCCCGGCCACGGCATGCAGATGAGCGCTGCCTATGTGGCGCAGATGGCTCCGTCGGCCTTCGTCACCAACACGTTCTATTTCCAGCTCGGGAATGAAATGCGGCGTGTGCAGCGTCAAGCCTATGTGGCGCAAGTTCTCGCGATGGATAATGAGCGCCCCGATCTGGCTGACAGTGACGCGACCCGTACGAGGTGGACCGATGGACCGCAATGGCAGGGCCTGCGTGAGCTGATCGAGAAGCAGCTCATCGCGTATGATTTCGGCGAAGCCTTCGCCTCGCGCAATCTGGTGGTGCGACCGATCTTCGACCACATCTTCAACAGCGAGATCGCGACGCTGGCTGCCGCCAACGGTGATGATCTCCTGCAGCTGATGCACGATGACTTCCGCAATCACGACCAGGTCTATGCCGAGGAAAATACCAAGGCGCTGGTCGACTACGCCGTCGGCAAGGCAGCCTCCAACGAGGAATTCTTGCGCAAGCAAACTGCCAAATGGCTGCCTCTTGGAGAGAAGGCGGCGCGCGGCTTGGCCGAGGCCTTGGCAACCGCACCTGGTGCCGAAAGTGCCGCTTCGATTCTGGATCGCACCTTGGCCGCACAGCGCCGTCTCATGGGCGAATGCGGCCTTTAA
- a CDS encoding MmoB/DmpM family protein — MTTTEVKLVGPVIRGVDEDIINAVIDAAEQDNPDREIIVEDRGGYVRIQADHEFHLTEKSMVQMLGRPFRLTEIEPSLVSFAGRLSSTDKAWTWTIHN, encoded by the coding sequence GTGACAACAACAGAAGTCAAGCTGGTCGGTCCGGTGATCCGGGGGGTCGATGAAGACATTATAAATGCGGTAATCGACGCCGCTGAACAGGACAATCCTGACCGCGAGATCATCGTCGAAGATCGGGGAGGATATGTTCGCATCCAGGCGGATCACGAATTCCACCTGACCGAAAAGAGCATGGTTCAGATGCTCGGCCGTCCTTTCAGACTGACCGAGATCGAGCCGAGCCTCGTTTCCTTTGCCGGACGCCTCAGCTCGACCGACAAGGCCTGGACCTGGACGATCCACAACTAG
- a CDS encoding 2Fe-2S iron-sulfur cluster-binding protein gives MSHKIQIAPDGPIFEARPDETILQAARRNGQILPYECGWGSCGTCKVGLVEGSVDLIFQDAPAVSPRDARRGRVLACQSRPTSDIIITPPPGHWEGLPLPCQECTGELIAVEELAPEIRRFTFRVEGGAEFLPGQYAILHLPGGIRRSYSMCNLPCGDTLQFIAKRYDGGAGSNALADLAVGTCITIEAPFGVCTLRKKAGRKVFVAGGTGISPILSMIRQAAEEAVDFNAPVDVIYGARSAVDLAAGNELAAAAARVRHARYTPVVEMPPEGWGYQQGFVTNAITALINAPTEAEFYVAGPPVMVNSVKAQLKEAGVPITQVHYDSFG, from the coding sequence ATGTCACACAAGATCCAAATCGCACCTGATGGCCCGATATTCGAGGCACGGCCCGATGAAACCATCCTTCAGGCTGCACGGCGCAACGGCCAGATCCTGCCCTATGAATGCGGCTGGGGGAGTTGCGGGACATGCAAAGTGGGGCTTGTCGAAGGTTCTGTCGACCTGATCTTCCAGGACGCCCCTGCCGTAAGTCCACGCGATGCGCGGCGCGGACGTGTTCTGGCCTGCCAGTCTCGCCCGACAAGTGACATCATCATCACTCCTCCCCCGGGACACTGGGAAGGACTGCCCTTGCCCTGCCAGGAATGCACCGGCGAACTGATCGCTGTCGAGGAACTTGCACCTGAAATCCGCCGTTTCACCTTTCGCGTTGAGGGCGGAGCCGAGTTTCTTCCTGGCCAGTACGCGATTCTTCACCTGCCGGGTGGCATCCGGCGAAGCTATTCCATGTGCAATCTGCCATGTGGCGACACGCTTCAATTCATCGCCAAACGTTACGACGGCGGAGCAGGGTCAAACGCCCTGGCCGATCTTGCTGTAGGCACCTGCATCACCATCGAAGCGCCTTTTGGCGTGTGCACCCTGCGCAAGAAGGCGGGACGCAAGGTGTTCGTGGCCGGCGGCACCGGCATCTCGCCGATCCTTTCGATGATCCGGCAGGCAGCCGAAGAGGCGGTCGATTTCAATGCGCCTGTCGATGTGATCTATGGCGCCCGCAGCGCTGTCGATCTTGCGGCGGGGAATGAGCTTGCAGCAGCGGCGGCGCGGGTCCGCCATGCACGCTATACGCCGGTCGTGGAGATGCCGCCGGAAGGCTGGGGCTACCAGCAAGGCTTTGTGACCAATGCAATCACGGCGCTAATCAACGCACCGACAGAGGCTGAATTCTACGTCGCCGGCCCGCCAGTCATGGTGAACAGTGTCAAAGCTCAGCTCAAAGAAGCTGGAGTACCGATAACACAGGTGCACTATGACAGCTTCGGCTAA